In Eubalaena glacialis isolate mEubGla1 chromosome 4, mEubGla1.1.hap2.+ XY, whole genome shotgun sequence, one DNA window encodes the following:
- the LOC133090985 gene encoding protocadherin beta-3-like isoform X2, translated as MAENAMEAGGERFLRQRQVLFLFVFLGGSLAGSQSRRYSVAEEKERGFLISNLAKDLGLSVGKLAARGAQVVSKGNRQHFQLNHQTGDLLLHEKLDREELCGSAEPCILHFQILLQNPLQFITNELQVIDVNDHSPAFSENEMQLKILENTPPGTIIPLGNAEDLDVGRNSLQNYTITPNSHFHVLTRSRRDGRKYPELVLDKALDREEQPELRLMLTALDGGTPRRSGTVQVHILVLDINDNTPEFTQSLYEVQVLENSPVNSLIVTVSASDLDTGNLGTISYAFFHVSEEIRKTFQLNPVTGDIRLIKYLNFEAIQTYEVDIEAKDGGGLSGKSTVIVQVVDVNDNPPELTLSSITSPIPENSPETVVAVFSVSDLDSGDNGKMVCSIENDLPFILKPSVENFYTLVSEGELDREIRAEYNITITVTDMGTPRLKTQHNITVLVSDVNDNAPAFTQTSYTLSVRENNSPALHIGSVRATDRDAGANAQVTYSLLPPLDAHVPLASLVSINPDNGHLFALRSLDYEALRAFEFRVGAADRGSPALSSQALVRVLVADDNDNAPFVLYPLQNASAPCTELVPKAAEAGYLVTKVVAVDGDSGQNAWLSYQLLKATEPGLFGVWAHNGEVRTARLLSERDAAKHRLVVLVKDNGEPPLSASVTLHVLLVDGFSQPYLPAPEAEAADAAPAAPLTVYLVVALASVSSLFLFSVLVFVAVRLCRRGGAASVGRCSVPEGPFPGHLVDVSGTETLSQSYQYEELPWWCSG; from the coding sequence ATGGCAGAAAATGCAATGGAGGCCGGAGGAGAGCGCTTTCTTAGACAAAGGCAAGTcctgtttctctttgtttttctgggtGGGTCTCTGGCTGGGTCCCAGTCGAGACGCTACTCTGTGGCTGAGGAAAAAGAGAGGGGGTTTTTAATCTCCAATCTAGCAAAGGATCTGGGGCTGAGTGTAGGGAAACTGGCCGCGAGGGGGGCCCAAGTTGTGTCTAAAGGGAACAGACAGCATTTTCAGCTCAACCATCAGACCGGTGATTTGCTCCTGCATGAGAAATTGGACCGGGAGGAGCTATGCGGCTCCGCAGAGCCATGCATACTGCATTTTCAGATATTACTGCAAAACCCCTTGCAGTTTATTACAAATGAGCTCCAGGTCATAGACGTAAATGACCATTCTCCGGCATTCTCTGAAAATGAAATGCAGCTGAAAATCCTGGAAAACACTCCACCAGGAACAATAATTCCTTTGGGAAATGCTGAAGACTTGGATGTGGGAAGAAACAGTCTCCAAAACTACACGATCACTCCTAATTCCCATTTCCACGTTCTCACACGCAGTCGTAGGGATGGAAGGAAGTACCCAGAACTAGTACTAGACAAAGCGCTGGATCGTGAGGAGCAGCCAGAGCTTAGGTTAATGCTCACTGCGCTGGATGGCGGGACTCCACGGAGGTCTGGGACCGTCCAGGTTCACATCCTGGTCTTAGACATAAACGACAACACCCCAGAATTTACACAGTCCCTCTATGAGGTTCAAGTTCTAGAGAACAGCCCCGTTAACTCTCTTATTGTCACTGTTTCAGCTTCTGACTTAGATACAGGAAATTTGGGGACAATATCATAtgcattttttcatgtttctgaagaaattagaaaaacttTTCAACTAAATCCAGTTACTGGTGATATCCGACTaatcaaatatttgaattttgaGGCGATCCAAACTTACGAAGTGGACATAGAAGCCAAGGATGGTGGAGGCCTTTCAGGAAAATCAACAGTGATAGTTCAGGTGGTTGATGTGAACGACAACCCACCAGAACTGACCTTGTCCTCAATTACCAGCCCTATCCCAGAGAACTCGCCAGAGACTGTGGTGGCTGTTTTCAGTGTTTCCGACCTAGACTCTGGAGACAATGGGAAAATGGTGTGTTCCATCGAGAACGATCTCCCCTTCATCCTGAAACCATCTGTAGAGAATTTTTATACCCTAGTGTCAGAAGGAGAGCTGGACAGAGAGATCAGAGCCGAGTACAACATCACCATCACCGTCACAGATATGGGGACCCCGAGACTGAAAACCCAGCACAACATAACCGTGCTGGTGTCCGACGTCAACGACAACGCCCCCGCCTTCACCCAGACCTCCTACACCCTGTCCGTCCGCGAGAACAACAGCCCCGCCCTGCACATCGGCAGCGTCCGCGCCACAGACAGAGACGCGGGCGCCAACGCCCAGGTCACCTACTCGCTGCTGCCGCCCCTCGACGCGCACGTGCCCCTGGCCTCCCTGGTGTCCATCAACCCGGACAACGGCCACCTGTTCGCCCTGAGGTCCCTGGACTACGAGGCCCTGCGGGCGTTCGAGTTCCGCGTGGGCGCCGCCGACCGCGGCTCGCCCGCGCTCAGCAGCCAGGCGCTGGTGCGCGTGCTCGTGGCGGACGACAACGACAACGCGCCCTTCGTGCTGTACCCGCTGCAGAACGCCTCGGCGCCCTGCACCGAGCTGGTGCCCAAGGCGGCCGAGGCGGGCTACCTGGTGACCAAGGTGGTGGCGGTGGACGGCGACTCGGGCCAGAACGCCTGGCTCTCGTACCAGCTGCTCAAGGCCACGGAGCCCGGGCTGTTCGGCGTGTGGGCTCACAACGGCGAGGTGCGCACGGCCCGGCTGCTGAGCGAGCGCGACGCGGCCAAGCACAGGCTGGTGGTGCTGGTCAAGGACAACGGCGAGCCGCCGCTGTCGGCCAGCGTCACGCTGCACGTGCTGCTGGTGGACGGCTTCTCGCAGCCCTACCTGCCGGCCCCGGAAGCGGAAGCGGCGGACGCGGCGCCGGCCGCCCCTCTCACCGTCTACCTGGTGGTCGCCTTGGCGTCGGTGTCGTCGCTCTTCCTCTTCTCGGTGCTGGTGTTCGTCGCGGTGCGGCTGTGCAGGAGAGGCGGGGCGGCCTCGGTGGGTCGCTGCTCGGTGCCCGAGGGCCCCTTTCCGGGCCACCTGGTGGACGTCAGCGGCACGGAGACCCTGTCCCAGAGCTACCAGTACGAG
- the LOC133090985 gene encoding protocadherin beta-3-like isoform X3, with protein MAENAMEAGGERFLRQRQVLFLFVFLGGSLAGSQSRRYSVAEEKERGFLISNLAKDLGLSVGKLAARGAQVVSKGNRQHFQLNHQTGDLLLHEKLDREELCGSAEPCILHFQILLQNPLQFITNELQVIDVNDHSPAFSENEMQLKILENTPPGTIIPLGNAEDLDVGRNSLQNYTITPNSHFHVLTRSRRDGRKYPELVLDKALDREEQPELRLMLTALDGGTPRRSGTVQVHILVLDINDNTPEFTQSLYEVQVLENSPVNSLIVTVSASDLDTGNLGTISYAFFHVSEEIRKTFQLNPVTGDIRLIKYLNFEAIQTYEVDIEAKDGGGLSGKSTVIVQVVDVNDNPPELTLSSITSPIPENSPETVVAVFSVSDLDSGDNGKMVCSIENDLPFILKPSVENFYTLVSEGELDREIRAEYNITITVTDMGTPRLKTQHNITVLVSDVNDNAPAFTQTSYTLSVRENNSPALHIGSVRATDRDAGANAQVTYSLLPPLDAHVPLASLVSINPDNGHLFALRSLDYEALRAFEFRVGAADRGSPALSSQALVRVLVADDNDNAPFVLYPLQNASAPCTELVPKAAEAGYLVTKVVAVDGDSGQNAWLSYQLLKATEPGLFGVWAHNGEVRTARLLSERDAAKHRLVVLVKDNGEPPLSASVTLHVLLVDGFSQPYLPAPEAEAADAAPAAPLTVYLVVALASVSSLFLFSVLVFVAVRLCRRGGAASVGRCSVPEGPFPGHLVDVSGTETLSQSYQYEGTWVRALV; from the coding sequence ATGGCAGAAAATGCAATGGAGGCCGGAGGAGAGCGCTTTCTTAGACAAAGGCAAGTcctgtttctctttgtttttctgggtGGGTCTCTGGCTGGGTCCCAGTCGAGACGCTACTCTGTGGCTGAGGAAAAAGAGAGGGGGTTTTTAATCTCCAATCTAGCAAAGGATCTGGGGCTGAGTGTAGGGAAACTGGCCGCGAGGGGGGCCCAAGTTGTGTCTAAAGGGAACAGACAGCATTTTCAGCTCAACCATCAGACCGGTGATTTGCTCCTGCATGAGAAATTGGACCGGGAGGAGCTATGCGGCTCCGCAGAGCCATGCATACTGCATTTTCAGATATTACTGCAAAACCCCTTGCAGTTTATTACAAATGAGCTCCAGGTCATAGACGTAAATGACCATTCTCCGGCATTCTCTGAAAATGAAATGCAGCTGAAAATCCTGGAAAACACTCCACCAGGAACAATAATTCCTTTGGGAAATGCTGAAGACTTGGATGTGGGAAGAAACAGTCTCCAAAACTACACGATCACTCCTAATTCCCATTTCCACGTTCTCACACGCAGTCGTAGGGATGGAAGGAAGTACCCAGAACTAGTACTAGACAAAGCGCTGGATCGTGAGGAGCAGCCAGAGCTTAGGTTAATGCTCACTGCGCTGGATGGCGGGACTCCACGGAGGTCTGGGACCGTCCAGGTTCACATCCTGGTCTTAGACATAAACGACAACACCCCAGAATTTACACAGTCCCTCTATGAGGTTCAAGTTCTAGAGAACAGCCCCGTTAACTCTCTTATTGTCACTGTTTCAGCTTCTGACTTAGATACAGGAAATTTGGGGACAATATCATAtgcattttttcatgtttctgaagaaattagaaaaacttTTCAACTAAATCCAGTTACTGGTGATATCCGACTaatcaaatatttgaattttgaGGCGATCCAAACTTACGAAGTGGACATAGAAGCCAAGGATGGTGGAGGCCTTTCAGGAAAATCAACAGTGATAGTTCAGGTGGTTGATGTGAACGACAACCCACCAGAACTGACCTTGTCCTCAATTACCAGCCCTATCCCAGAGAACTCGCCAGAGACTGTGGTGGCTGTTTTCAGTGTTTCCGACCTAGACTCTGGAGACAATGGGAAAATGGTGTGTTCCATCGAGAACGATCTCCCCTTCATCCTGAAACCATCTGTAGAGAATTTTTATACCCTAGTGTCAGAAGGAGAGCTGGACAGAGAGATCAGAGCCGAGTACAACATCACCATCACCGTCACAGATATGGGGACCCCGAGACTGAAAACCCAGCACAACATAACCGTGCTGGTGTCCGACGTCAACGACAACGCCCCCGCCTTCACCCAGACCTCCTACACCCTGTCCGTCCGCGAGAACAACAGCCCCGCCCTGCACATCGGCAGCGTCCGCGCCACAGACAGAGACGCGGGCGCCAACGCCCAGGTCACCTACTCGCTGCTGCCGCCCCTCGACGCGCACGTGCCCCTGGCCTCCCTGGTGTCCATCAACCCGGACAACGGCCACCTGTTCGCCCTGAGGTCCCTGGACTACGAGGCCCTGCGGGCGTTCGAGTTCCGCGTGGGCGCCGCCGACCGCGGCTCGCCCGCGCTCAGCAGCCAGGCGCTGGTGCGCGTGCTCGTGGCGGACGACAACGACAACGCGCCCTTCGTGCTGTACCCGCTGCAGAACGCCTCGGCGCCCTGCACCGAGCTGGTGCCCAAGGCGGCCGAGGCGGGCTACCTGGTGACCAAGGTGGTGGCGGTGGACGGCGACTCGGGCCAGAACGCCTGGCTCTCGTACCAGCTGCTCAAGGCCACGGAGCCCGGGCTGTTCGGCGTGTGGGCTCACAACGGCGAGGTGCGCACGGCCCGGCTGCTGAGCGAGCGCGACGCGGCCAAGCACAGGCTGGTGGTGCTGGTCAAGGACAACGGCGAGCCGCCGCTGTCGGCCAGCGTCACGCTGCACGTGCTGCTGGTGGACGGCTTCTCGCAGCCCTACCTGCCGGCCCCGGAAGCGGAAGCGGCGGACGCGGCGCCGGCCGCCCCTCTCACCGTCTACCTGGTGGTCGCCTTGGCGTCGGTGTCGTCGCTCTTCCTCTTCTCGGTGCTGGTGTTCGTCGCGGTGCGGCTGTGCAGGAGAGGCGGGGCGGCCTCGGTGGGTCGCTGCTCGGTGCCCGAGGGCCCCTTTCCGGGCCACCTGGTGGACGTCAGCGGCACGGAGACCCTGTCCCAGAGCTACCAGTACGAG
- the LOC133090985 gene encoding protocadherin beta-3-like isoform X1, with product MAENAMEAGGERFLRQRQVLFLFVFLGGSLAGSQSRRYSVAEEKERGFLISNLAKDLGLSVGKLAARGAQVVSKGNRQHFQLNHQTGDLLLHEKLDREELCGSAEPCILHFQILLQNPLQFITNELQVIDVNDHSPAFSENEMQLKILENTPPGTIIPLGNAEDLDVGRNSLQNYTITPNSHFHVLTRSRRDGRKYPELVLDKALDREEQPELRLMLTALDGGTPRRSGTVQVHILVLDINDNTPEFTQSLYEVQVLENSPVNSLIVTVSASDLDTGNLGTISYAFFHVSEEIRKTFQLNPVTGDIRLIKYLNFEAIQTYEVDIEAKDGGGLSGKSTVIVQVVDVNDNPPELTLSSITSPIPENSPETVVAVFSVSDLDSGDNGKMVCSIENDLPFILKPSVENFYTLVSEGELDREIRAEYNITITVTDMGTPRLKTQHNITVLVSDVNDNAPAFTQTSYTLSVRENNSPALHIGSVRATDRDAGANAQVTYSLLPPLDAHVPLASLVSINPDNGHLFALRSLDYEALRAFEFRVGAADRGSPALSSQALVRVLVADDNDNAPFVLYPLQNASAPCTELVPKAAEAGYLVTKVVAVDGDSGQNAWLSYQLLKATEPGLFGVWAHNGEVRTARLLSERDAAKHRLVVLVKDNGEPPLSASVTLHVLLVDGFSQPYLPAPEAEAADAAPAAPLTVYLVVALASVSSLFLFSVLVFVAVRLCRRGGAASVGRCSVPEGPFPGHLVDVSGTETLSQSYQYETKSTPHRSSFASSAGLPTSLGSDILNDFKIKGNFVKILPSKKSEYLGSFCGC from the coding sequence ATGGCAGAAAATGCAATGGAGGCCGGAGGAGAGCGCTTTCTTAGACAAAGGCAAGTcctgtttctctttgtttttctgggtGGGTCTCTGGCTGGGTCCCAGTCGAGACGCTACTCTGTGGCTGAGGAAAAAGAGAGGGGGTTTTTAATCTCCAATCTAGCAAAGGATCTGGGGCTGAGTGTAGGGAAACTGGCCGCGAGGGGGGCCCAAGTTGTGTCTAAAGGGAACAGACAGCATTTTCAGCTCAACCATCAGACCGGTGATTTGCTCCTGCATGAGAAATTGGACCGGGAGGAGCTATGCGGCTCCGCAGAGCCATGCATACTGCATTTTCAGATATTACTGCAAAACCCCTTGCAGTTTATTACAAATGAGCTCCAGGTCATAGACGTAAATGACCATTCTCCGGCATTCTCTGAAAATGAAATGCAGCTGAAAATCCTGGAAAACACTCCACCAGGAACAATAATTCCTTTGGGAAATGCTGAAGACTTGGATGTGGGAAGAAACAGTCTCCAAAACTACACGATCACTCCTAATTCCCATTTCCACGTTCTCACACGCAGTCGTAGGGATGGAAGGAAGTACCCAGAACTAGTACTAGACAAAGCGCTGGATCGTGAGGAGCAGCCAGAGCTTAGGTTAATGCTCACTGCGCTGGATGGCGGGACTCCACGGAGGTCTGGGACCGTCCAGGTTCACATCCTGGTCTTAGACATAAACGACAACACCCCAGAATTTACACAGTCCCTCTATGAGGTTCAAGTTCTAGAGAACAGCCCCGTTAACTCTCTTATTGTCACTGTTTCAGCTTCTGACTTAGATACAGGAAATTTGGGGACAATATCATAtgcattttttcatgtttctgaagaaattagaaaaacttTTCAACTAAATCCAGTTACTGGTGATATCCGACTaatcaaatatttgaattttgaGGCGATCCAAACTTACGAAGTGGACATAGAAGCCAAGGATGGTGGAGGCCTTTCAGGAAAATCAACAGTGATAGTTCAGGTGGTTGATGTGAACGACAACCCACCAGAACTGACCTTGTCCTCAATTACCAGCCCTATCCCAGAGAACTCGCCAGAGACTGTGGTGGCTGTTTTCAGTGTTTCCGACCTAGACTCTGGAGACAATGGGAAAATGGTGTGTTCCATCGAGAACGATCTCCCCTTCATCCTGAAACCATCTGTAGAGAATTTTTATACCCTAGTGTCAGAAGGAGAGCTGGACAGAGAGATCAGAGCCGAGTACAACATCACCATCACCGTCACAGATATGGGGACCCCGAGACTGAAAACCCAGCACAACATAACCGTGCTGGTGTCCGACGTCAACGACAACGCCCCCGCCTTCACCCAGACCTCCTACACCCTGTCCGTCCGCGAGAACAACAGCCCCGCCCTGCACATCGGCAGCGTCCGCGCCACAGACAGAGACGCGGGCGCCAACGCCCAGGTCACCTACTCGCTGCTGCCGCCCCTCGACGCGCACGTGCCCCTGGCCTCCCTGGTGTCCATCAACCCGGACAACGGCCACCTGTTCGCCCTGAGGTCCCTGGACTACGAGGCCCTGCGGGCGTTCGAGTTCCGCGTGGGCGCCGCCGACCGCGGCTCGCCCGCGCTCAGCAGCCAGGCGCTGGTGCGCGTGCTCGTGGCGGACGACAACGACAACGCGCCCTTCGTGCTGTACCCGCTGCAGAACGCCTCGGCGCCCTGCACCGAGCTGGTGCCCAAGGCGGCCGAGGCGGGCTACCTGGTGACCAAGGTGGTGGCGGTGGACGGCGACTCGGGCCAGAACGCCTGGCTCTCGTACCAGCTGCTCAAGGCCACGGAGCCCGGGCTGTTCGGCGTGTGGGCTCACAACGGCGAGGTGCGCACGGCCCGGCTGCTGAGCGAGCGCGACGCGGCCAAGCACAGGCTGGTGGTGCTGGTCAAGGACAACGGCGAGCCGCCGCTGTCGGCCAGCGTCACGCTGCACGTGCTGCTGGTGGACGGCTTCTCGCAGCCCTACCTGCCGGCCCCGGAAGCGGAAGCGGCGGACGCGGCGCCGGCCGCCCCTCTCACCGTCTACCTGGTGGTCGCCTTGGCGTCGGTGTCGTCGCTCTTCCTCTTCTCGGTGCTGGTGTTCGTCGCGGTGCGGCTGTGCAGGAGAGGCGGGGCGGCCTCGGTGGGTCGCTGCTCGGTGCCCGAGGGCCCCTTTCCGGGCCACCTGGTGGACGTCAGCGGCACGGAGACCCTGTCCCAGAGCTACCAGTACGAG